One genomic segment of Thermoanaerobaculia bacterium includes these proteins:
- a CDS encoding hydrogenase maturation nickel metallochaperone HypA, which produces MHEYSLIRALLDRVDVSVREHGATSVAALKVQIGEVAGVEMELLASAFELAKAGTCCATAGLELVRVEARWECTGCRVEAPRGGVLRCPACGGPVRLAAGDEIVLERIEMEVP; this is translated from the coding sequence ATGCACGAGTACTCTCTGATCCGTGCCCTGCTCGACCGCGTCGACGTCTCGGTGCGGGAGCACGGGGCGACCTCGGTCGCCGCCCTGAAGGTGCAGATCGGCGAGGTCGCGGGCGTCGAGATGGAGCTCCTGGCCTCCGCCTTCGAGCTCGCGAAGGCCGGCACCTGCTGCGCCACCGCCGGGCTCGAGCTCGTCCGGGTCGAGGCGCGCTGGGAATGCACCGGCTGTAGAGTCGAAGCGCCGCGTGGCGGCGTCCTCAGGTGTCCCGCCTGCGGCGGCCCGGTGCGGCTCGCCGCCGGCGACGAGATCGTGCTCGAACGGATCGAGATGGAGGTTCCCTGA